The Rhodohalobacter sp. SW132 DNA segment TATCCGGCATTACCGGGTCAAGAACTTTAAGATTCACGTACACATCTTTTGTAAAGACCCAGGTCTTTTTGGGCAGGCACTCCTGCGTACCATCAATAACAACCGGCAAAATGGGCACTTGTTTTTGAATTGCAAGATCAAAAGCTCCCATGGTAAATCGTTTCAGCCGGCCATCGCGGGATCGGGTACCTTCCGGGAAAAACATTACAGAACAGTTCTTCTCAAGAAAATAGCTGCACTTCTCAAAAACATGAACACGCCGGTTTGATGCCTTACGATCAACCGGAATATCGCTGGCCCATTTCATCATACGGCCGAGTACCGGGATTTCGAAAAGCTCTTTTTTTGCAACCCATTTCATCTCCCACGGCAAATTTGAAATGAGGGGAATATCCGCATTAGACAGATGATTCGCTACGACTATAAACGGTTGCCTGTCGTCAACTTTGCCCGCCCCTTCAATCGTAATATTCCAGTTTGAATTAATTCTGGAGATTAAAAGGCCCAGCTTCCGAAATAATTTTCCGGTTCGGTAACGGACCGGATCTCTGTCAAAAAGCCTGACAATTCCCACCATCGGCAGCCATACGAGAACAAGTAAACTAATCCCTGTCCAGACAAGTACCGAAAAGATT contains these protein-coding regions:
- a CDS encoding 1-acyl-sn-glycerol-3-phosphate acyltransferase; protein product: MKQKIFSVLVWTGISLLVLVWLPMVGIVRLFDRDPVRYRTGKLFRKLGLLISRINSNWNITIEGAGKVDDRQPFIVVANHLSNADIPLISNLPWEMKWVAKKELFEIPVLGRMMKWASDIPVDRKASNRRVHVFEKCSYFLEKNCSVMFFPEGTRSRDGRLKRFTMGAFDLAIQKQVPILPVVIDGTQECLPKKTWVFTKDVYVNLKVLDPVMPDISSGEEAKELMERVRIKMAAQISEWRNEPLNRVDATKG